The DNA region AATATCACCCTTCGTATGCCTGAACAGGTTCCCCCGGCCATTGAAGCATCATTTTCCCTGCTCATCCCCGTCCTGTTCATTTTTGTGACCGCCTACCCTCTCAGCCTGTTGATACAAGGCAGCTTTGGCATGCCTGTTCCCAGAGCGGTCATGGCTCTGTTCGAACCACTGGTGCTGGCATCCAACAGTCTGCCTGCCATTATTGGCGCGGTTATGCTCAGTCAACTGCTCTGGTTTACCGGCATTCATGGTTCAAACATTGTTGTCGGTATTCTGTCCCCTGTTTTTCTTACCAATATTGCCGTCAATGCCAGTGCTTATGCGGCTGGTCAACCAATACCCAACCTGTTTACACAGCCATTTCTGGATTTCTACATTGCCATTGGTGGCTCTGGTGCCACTCTGTCCCTGGCGATCCTGATGAGTTTCAGTCGTACAGCGCACCTGCGCAGCGTAGGCCGCATGAGCCTGTTGCCTGGCATTTTCCAGATCAACGAACCGGTGATATTCGGTACGCCCATTGTGATGAATGCCACCTTTTTCCTGCCGTTTGTGTTCATCCCCATAATCAATGCTACGGTTGCTTACATAGCCACCAGCACAGGGCTTGTTGCCAAAGCCATAGCCGTCACACCGTGGACGACGCCTGCCGTTATTGGTTCAGCCTGGGGAGCGGGGTGGATGATCAGTTCCAGCATTTTGACTGTGTTTCTGATTATTCTCGACCTGGTACTTTACTATCCCTTTTTCAGGGTCTTTGAAAAACAGGGCTTATGATTCATCCACCTCAAAACTGATTATGGATATTAAGCACCTAAGAGGCTTGTTTAGTTTTAAAACAGCCTCTAAGGGGCTTTCTCGAACAAGGCTTCAAAGAAGTCACCCCTGGCAAGAACTATGAATACTCCAAAAGCCGGATAGAGAAAAACTTCCCTACATGGTTGGACAAAAACAAAAAAAATTCGCTACCTGTCTCCGGAAGAAGAAAAAGCCCTTCTTAATACCCTGGAGGAACGACAGGAAGAAGCAAGAGCCACCAGCCCCGTTAAACGATCCCTTCACTGATCATTTGAAGCCAATGGTACTTGTCTCCCGATATTTACATACCAATGATAAGTTGAAGCAAGACGCAGTAGCCATTTTGGAAGCGATTTAAAATCGCTTCCTTTTCCGGGTTAAATTTTTGAAAAACTCGTCATTTATCATCATGTTTTCAGGCCAACATGTAAAAAGGCTCTATTTTTGAGTATTTTTCAGCCAGTCCAGTAGCTTGAAAAAGCCGAATAGCACGACAAGAAAGGGCAGTGTACACAGTATTTTCGCTAACAATTTCAGCTCTTGAAGATAAGCTAAAAAATGCTGCCACGTTGTGAGGGGCTTACGCTCAGGTCTTCTTATATGAACACAAAGGTCCTCCGGTGAAAGGGCTTTTTTATTATCCACGCTCGTAATTGCCGTTTGATTATAATTCCTGTCGCTACTCATAATTCAGCCCTCTGATTAGCTATGGCCTACCCCATCCATGACGACGCAATCTTCATAACTTTCCTATCTGCCCTTGCCCCATAGCTTTCATCATCTGATAGACAAGGCTCACTACCTGACGCGAAACATCCGGATTCGAAAGAAAGTCCATATCCATCCGGTTCTGAACATCCATGCTCTCAATGACTGCGCTTTGAACCGCATCAGGGAAGTCGCCGAGCATCGCCTGCTCTTGAGAGTTGTGGGCCACCTGATCAACAGCCCGGTCATTTTCAGAGACTTTTGCCACTACCTTGTTAAGCCATATCACACGATCACCATCGCTCAAATCTTCTCCGGCAAACAGGTCATTCATCTGCTCCAGAATATCACTCAGCAGTTCACTCTTTTTATCTTTCGGGGCATGACTGCCAATAGAAGTGACTGGGTTTAGCAGATTGCCTCCATCACCTTGTAACTTGAGGTGCTGCGTGCGCTTTTCCTTGAGCTTATAGTGAGTCATTTCCACCAGCTCCAGATCTATATCCTCATCCAGTCGCTCCTGCTTCAGCAACGGTAACAAATGCTTGCCAAATACATTCAGCTGCTCCAGCTCATGGTCATCGAAAGGAACAATCTGTGAGATAAACTCATAAAAACGAATATAGGAGCCAAGATCTTTTTTAAAGGTATCAAGGCTATCCTTGGCTTCTTTTGCAGCCTGGACGCCTCGCTCACACTTCTGACGATACCCCTCTTCACCTTCACTAATCGCTTCTCTCAAGCGTTCCTGAGCGTCTTTAAGGACATCAAGTGCCTCCCGGTAACGTTTGGCAAAACGATCCGCAGGCGGCTTGATATAATTCGATAAAGCGTCTTGTCCACGTTTCGGATCAAAGTAGGCATCGGCAAACTGAGTCACCTCATGCCATTGATAAATCCCCTGCTCACCCAGCTTATGTTGAAGATCATAAACCAGATTAGGTTCGGACTCTCCCGCCAGCTCTGCTACCTGGTAGTAGGTTTTAAACTCCTCCAGAACGTCCTGTGGGTCATTCACAAAGTCCAGAACAAAGGTGGTGTCTTTGCCCGGACAGGTACGGTTCAGCCGGGAAAGCGTCTGAATACAATCAACACCTGTCAGTTTCTTATCCACATACATAGCCACCAGCTTGGGCTGATCAAATCCGGTCTGGAATTTATTAGCCACCAGCATGACCTGATACTCATCGGTATCAAAAGCCTTGCGCATATCGCGCCCGTTTAGATTCGGGTTCAGGTTTCGCTCAGTGAACGGTTCCGGGCCAGATTCTTTATCATCCACCTCTCCAGAAAACGCCACCATCGCTTGTAAACGACCATAGCCTTTTTCCTGAACATACTTATCAAAGGCCAGCTTGTAGCGAACGGCTTCTTTACGGCTTGAAGTCACTACCATCGCTTTGGCTTCACCATTAAGAAGGTGTTTAACACGAGTACGGAAATGCTCAATGATCACTTCCACTTTCTGAGCGATATTATGCGGGTGAAGCCTTGCCCACTTTACCAGCTCTGATTTAGCTCGTTTGGAATCGACTTCACTGTCCTGATTTTCATCAGTGTGAGCCAGCTTATAAGCAACACTGTAGCTGGTGTAATTCTTGAGGACATCGAGAATGTAGCCTTCTTCTATTGCCTGACGCATGGTGTAGACATGATAAGGCTCTGGCTTACTGTCTTCTTTTGCATTGGGCTTACGACCAAACAACTCCAGCGTCTTGGCTTTTGGTGTAGCAGTGAACGCAAAGTAGCTGATTTTGTCACTGCCACGACGAGAAGCCAGTGTTGCATCCAGAATATCTTCGCCGGTGATTTCATCGCTGTCCGACAAATGTTCTGCCATCAACACTTCTCTCATCTGCCGGGCAGTACTGCCTGTCTGGGAGCTATGCGCCTCATCCGCAATGATGGCAAATGAACGTTTAGCCAGACCTTCATTCTCCTGAATGGCTTTCAATACATGTGGAAAGGTCTGAATAGTCACGATGATGATTGAGGTCGCATTCAGCAGTTCCTGAGCCAGCTGTGACGATTTGCTGCCCTGTGCTTCTTCCCGGTTTATCCGGGCAATCATCCCCCGGTTGTGCTCAAACTGGTAAATGGTGTCCTGAAGCTGTGAATCAAGAACGGTTCGGTCCGTAATAACAATCACCGAATCAAACACCTTATTACCCGCCTGCTCCCCTTCCGGATAATGAAGGGAAGCCAGCTGATGACACAGCCAGGCAATAGAGTTCGACTTACCGGAACCAGCACTGTGCTGAATCAGATACCTGGCTCCGGTTCCTTCTTTCCGTACACCATTAAGCAGAGTGCTCACCGCACTCCACTGGTGATAACGGGGAAAAATCATGGTTTCTTTCTTAACAATACGACCGTCAGCCAGTTCTTTATCTTTTACTTCAAGATGAAGATAACGCCCCAGAATCAGCAGAAAATTATCTGGCTGTAAGATTTCTTCCCACAAATAAGCAGTTGCGTAAGGGTGCAATTAAAAGTGTTCTATCCAGTGGCTTTCCAGTACTTATTCCAGTCACCATTAGCCCTTAAAGTTCTAAGGTTCAACATATCGTGAGCATGCTCTGGTTTCCACCATGCTCCGGGAAGTTTCAACCGGGTTTGAACAACAGAACGATTGGAGCTCTCTATTTCACCTGAACCGATAGGCAAATTGGCAGCTTCTGCCGCCTGATAATCAAATTGTCCGGGACGATTCCTGATATAGCGATGACACTCTTCCGATTTGTTGGCTTCCTTTCCAACCTTACCGTTACGATAAGGCTCAAGCTCTGCCAGAACTCTCTCTGACTCACCTGCTTTCATTCTTGTTTTTTGTTCATCAGTCCATTTTTTACGGGCTTTTTCATCTTTTCCAATGCACTCTTTAGCAGCATCTGCGATGTACTCACAAAGGTGATAGTAATCCACCAGAAAACTTCCCTGAGATGCGAATACGCGGTCTGCCTGGCTGGCAATCCACTTAGCCCCATCACTTACACAATGAATAGATGACTGCCGATTCAAACCTTGCTCAATAGCGCAACTCAACCACTGATCGCCTGCTTCACCGGGCTCTCCCATAACTACACGATGTCGCTTATCGCAACTTCCTTGTTCATAAACCAAGCAAAGCTTGGCCTCTTGCCAGTCAACTTTTCTGGCCTTGCGCTTGTCGCCTTCAGCTTCTTCATCAAAAAGAACCACTGGAATCATGCTGCCGTCCATTTCACCAATCAGCTGCTTGCCTTCTCCTACACATTCCTGACAATTTTTCAGGGAAGCTTTAGATTGCTCACTCATGCAGCGGGCGTGACCCAGGGTAATGGCTCGTACTGATGACTCAGGTACGATAACGCCATAATGCTCTTCCATTTTCTGTGAAGCTGTTGCAAAAGAACTGTCTGATGCAAAATCCACCAATCGCCGTTGTAACGGTAAAGAGTAGTCACGACAGTGGATATGGGCATTCTCGGAAAAAGGGCGTATACGATGCCCTGCAACGGTCAAGCATCGCTCACAGAGACGAACTTTGCCGTAAGTGGTCATCCAGTGGAGGTCTTTTTTTTAGTATTTGATTCAGAGTGAAGATCGTGGGCCTCTTCAAACTTTTGCTTCTCTTTATGGGCTCCCCAGTCCGTCAGAAGCTCATTCCCCAGTTCTTTAAGGTTTTCAATGACAGCTTCCTCTGCTTCATCAGCCCGGTCAAGATGACCGGACTTGGCTTCTACCAGACTGATCAATTCAGATACTCTTTTTTCAAGCTCTGGATGGGCAGCAAGTTTTTCCGCAAGGGTTTTGGAAGTAGACATGGAACGCATCGGGTGAAAAATGAACTCTTAGCATTATGGCCAAGTTCTGGGAAATTGCTGACCGGGGAACACTTTTAATTGCACCCGTTGCGTAACCTTCTGCCCCCGGATTCACAATCACATCATTGCCAGCACCACCCTCACGAGTTCCCCGGTTAAACGGCAGAAAGAAGGTATCCATCCCTGCCAGTTTTGTCGTCATCGCAACCTCAAACTGACTGACCGCAAAATGAACCAGCGCACCCCGTTTAAAGGTTAGAAGCGGTTCAGCCTTTTTGGTTTTCGGGTCTTTGGGCTGCCGATCCTTCATGTACTGAAGTCTGGCGTTATCCAGTGACTGTTTGAACGCAGACTTCAATTCACAGGTAGCAACAGGCAAACCATTAACGAATAGCGTCAGATCTATACGTCCATCATAACCATTGGGTGAATAGATCAGTTCAGGAACGACTCGCAGCCGGTTTTTGCCATAACGCTCAAGCGTATCGGGGTTAAGGTGGTGGTCAGGCCTGAAGGTACACACCTTCAGTTTTGCGCCCCGGTCTTTCAGTTCATTGCGTAAAAGCCAGAGCGTACCCTTTTTACCAAGCTCTCTGCCTATCGATTTCAAAAAGGCTTTGTCAGGGTTATTCGGGTAATGTTTAGTGAATCGTTCCCACTGTTCCGGCTGTGTCTCTTTGACATATCCCAACAGGTCTTCCGGGTAGAGAGCCAGCTCACGATCATACTGAGCCGACTCGCCCACCAGCCAGCCACTGTCTGTTAGCTGACCAATAATATAATTCTGGAAAACCAGTTCCCTTGCCTTATCCACCACAAGCTCCTGAACGCTTCACTAAATACATGACACATGTTGTGTTTTATCATGTGTGGTGGTGCTTGGATATGGTGCTTCCGCTATTTTTATAACGTTTTCAATCGGGACGCGTAATATAACGGCCAGGTCATATTCTGCGCTTCCTGCTCATTTCCACCCACCGAACCAATCAGCTTGATGGTACGCTCTGGTGAATAGCGTTCAATATAGGAACGCAAACTCTTGGCTTGAGTCCGGCGACCCGATTTCACTTCGACGGGAACAATCTCCCCTTCCCCTGTCTTAAACAGAAACTCAATTTCCGCCTTCTGATACTCCCAGGAATAGGTTGGATAAATCCCATTAGCCCGTAACTCATTCTGAACAAAGTTCTCTGCCAGATAGCCCTTATACTCAAAACTCTGTTGCCGGTGTTCCTTGTAGCTGATATCGAGTAAATGACCCAGAAGCCCTATATCAAACAGAAACAGCTTAAAGAAGTTTTCTTTCCGGTAGGCTGACAATGGTGTTTTAGGTTCACAGGCAATCGGATAACAACGGGAAATCAGTTTGGTTTTCTCCAGCCATTCAATAGGACCGGATAAATCCATGTAAGTTCTCTTGCGCTCTATCACACCATTAAAGCGATAGCGTTTTACCGATGCGTCAATATTGTTTGCAAGCTGAAGTGGAACATTGCGAAACACCATTTCAATATGGCTGGCATTGGTCTTACCACTGTATTTACCAAAGTCCCGCATATAACCTGAAAGCAAATCACCATGAACCTGGCTGACTTGCTGGCAACGTTCATTGACTCCGATATCCTGACTGCTAAACCAGGTAGCAACTGCTTCAGGCATACCACCGACAAAGTAGTAATCAAGCAGCAAATCCCAAAGCTTATTGTGGACAATTTTAGTCTGGCTGCCTTTACGAAAAGCCTGAAGAATCTTGCTATTGCCAGAGGCCATTACGAACTCTTCAAAACACATTGGAAACAGTTCGGCAGTCTCAACCTTGCCGACAGGGAACGAATCCAGAAGGCCAATATTGGACCCGGAAGCACACAGATAAAGATCAGGCCGCTGTTCAGCAAAAAACTTCAGGCTGTTCAGTGCCTCTGAACACTCTCCAATCTCGTCGAAGAACAGCAGGTCTTTTTCAGGATCAACATCTACGCCAAGTTCCAGTTCAATATTCTCAAGAACATCTGCCGGATTCAGGCTTTCCGTAAACAGCTCCCGCAGGCCCGGATTGGCAAGGAAATCCAGTTTGATCACCTTCCCGAAATGCTGCCCAAAACTGGTTTCTACCAGCCAGGTTTTGCCGACCTGCCTCGCTCCGTCCAGCAGTAATGGCTTGCGGGTAGCCGCTTGTTTCCAGTCCAGCAATCGCTGAATTAATAGTCGTTCCATAGGTTGAGATAGCCTTCAAAACCGGTATTCCTGAGGTTATTGTAGTATCGAAACCCTACCAAACCAACTTTTCAGGTACGACTTTAAGTAATAAATGCAACTTTTTTGGTACGACTTTTTTATTAAAAACCTACTTTTTAAGCCCCACTTACCGACAGAAAAGCTTGAAGCAAGCTGAGTATGGGATACATCAACGTCCGGAAACCTGTATAGAAAACCCACATTTCCTATACATATCACCCGGGCATATATAGAAAAACGGCTTTTTGTATATAGATCAGAAAGGAATAAAGCCTGTAATCGGGTCAGCCACCAGCGTCCTCTTTCTTGACGCTTCAGGGGTTCAACTAGCCAACTTTGTAGCTGTCTTCAATGAGCTGTTTCGCTTTCTCAAAATCTTCCAGCGTCTTGATATTCACTTCCAGGTCACCCGTTCCCCAATGACCAATCCCTCTCACATCACGGGTAAAACCTTTCTCCATTGAGTAGTTATCAGGGTTCAGTTTCAGATAAAGCTGTAGCCGTGGATTGTTTTTGGCTGGGTGAACCTGGATACAGACAAAGTTCTTGATGCGTTTAAAGGCCAGATACAGTTTCAGCTCCTTGCGCTGGACTTCATCCCCCAGCCCATCAATGTAGTCACACACAGTGTTGTATAACTGAACCAGCGGTTGATCCGCTTTGGCGAGATTTTCACTGTGAGTTTTATCCGGGTTTCTGGAAGTAGAAGCCGCTGGGGGGCTGGCAACTGTGGTTTCACTGGAAACCGTCTGGGCATTCACCAGTTCCAGCAGCAACAAGTCTTCATCAAAATAGCGGTAACGCATCAGCTCAATATTCCGGTTGATCTGCTGTACCGCATGTTCGTCGTATTTATTGAAGTCACTGGCAACACAGATCAGGCGAGTGCCGCTCCATTCAATGTTTTCAGCCGCTTCCTTGCCGAACTTGTCCATCACCAGCCATTTAAACTCGGCCTGATGATCCAGCAGCCAGTCCAGATAGAACAGTCCCTGATTAATTACATTCTCGTTGCTATGGCGTTTATATTCGACGATGACCGGACAACCATTTTCATCCAGTCCAAGACTATCAATGCGTCCTTTATGGGTTTTGCCGGTGCTGTATTCTGATGCCAGAAAACGCACGCCAAGAAACACTTCCATATCGCCTTCAATCAAAGCCTGAAGGTCTTTTTCCAGCCTGGCACTATGGCCACTTAACTCAACAGCGGAACCGTTCTGGAACCGGAATAGTTTGGCATCACTCATACACAATCCTGTGTTACCAACCAAAGCCAGGGCCACCAGCCCCCGAGCTTTGTCTGATCTGTTAATTGAGGTTGGTTATAACAATCCGTCCACCAGCGCCTTCATTTCCTTATCAGGCCAGAGGCAGCCTTTGCGACCTTTAACGGTCAGCGGGCGGTTATTGAGCCATTGCTGAATATCCCCATGAGGCGTATCCATCTGCCAGTCGCCACAGAAATTAATGACCTGCTCCGCCTTTTCGAAATCCACATCACAGCACACTTCCAGAGCTTCAAGAAACAGCTGGTCAAACAGTTCCTTTGGCTCCTGAAGCAAGCCTTTGTTGACACCTTTTGCCAGCAGCATAAAACGGGTTTCATCTTCACAGAACAGCACACACTGACGACGCTGGTACGTTAAAAAATGCGCGTGCCAGTGTTGCAGTTTGCCGATGGCAGGCATTTCGGCTTTTTTGGGTGGTTTTGCCGGAAGTTTTGCGGCGAGTTTGGCGGAGCAGTGGATAATCATGCGGCTTCCTTATTCCAGTGGCGAACGTCAATTTTTCCGGTGACGGCGGAGGAGATGAGGGCGGTGCGATGTTCTTTGAGAAGCCCTATCTGACGCAGTGACTTTTCCTCAAGGCGTTCAAACTTATCCAGCTTCCCTTTCAGATACTCCATAATCGCTCTTCTTTCATCATCAGGCGGGATAATCAGCGGTGTCTCTTTGATGTTGGTTGAAGAAATAGAAGCCAGGTTAGTGCTTTGCTTGGCCACCCGATAAAAATGGAACTTCGCATACGATGCCCGTGTCAGTAAATCTAACCATTCCGGCTCAATACCTGTTGGCCTGATCGCAAACACATGATTTTGATGAATACAGGGCTTTATCTCTGACCGCCACACAGCTCCTCGCCCAAGCTTGTCATTATCGCCACCTTCATTCATAAGAACATCACCGTCCTGAAGCTCATAGCGTGACAGGTCATGCGGTTCAATCTGAATATGATGAACATCGTCAAGTTTCAAATAGCCATCCTGAACATTAGCTACACGCAGCATTGGAACATTAATGGTTTCTTTATCCTTTAGATCTTTACCCTTGGGAATACCAGACTGAAGCGTAGCTGTATGCTTTAGACGACGGACAATCCAATGCTCTGGCACTTCACCCAACCACTCCACACCAGAGTCTTTCATCGGCGCATCAGGGGTAAGCCCCTTGGTGACCGCATGGGAGATCACCGCCTGACGCTTTTCTTTCAGCAGGGTAATCAGTTGCTCCTGCTTTTGGATTAGCTGGTCGATTTTGGCGGTTTCGTGGTCAAGAAAGGAGCCAATTCTATCTCCCTCTTTTTTTGGAGGTGAAGGTAGCCGCACCTGAACAAAGTTGCTGTATCTTAATGCCTGACCATCACGGACCAAATTAGTAGTGGATTGCAGTGCCTGAATATATGAAGCACTTTTAAAAAGATACTTGTAGTACTTCGTGCTAATGCCATCCCTGGGAAGGAGTGGTACATAGGCAGAACTAATTGATCCGCTATATCCACAATATTCAATCCCGCCCTGAAAGCTTCGCATACTGATAACAAAGTCACCACATTCTACTTTTTTAAGAATGTCATGCCCTTTCAGTACTTGAACAACTTTTTGCTGTTCCATCTTCATGAAAAGCTTTTGTGGAATAACTCCATACTTTTGCGAAGCGGTAAGCATTTCGTCTTCACGACTGGCTTTGTCATTTCGCTCAGCGAACATCCACTTACTGTACTCTACCCCCCAATGAGCGGGTATTGCTCCTAACCACTCAAAACCAGAGTCCTTATACTCCGGATATTTCTGATACTTGCTCATCAGGAATGAACCTCCTGAAGCAGCGCCATAATCTCCGCGCTCACCTTGTCCAGATCGGCATCAATGGCTTCCAGCGGTCGGGGCGGCTGATACTGGTAGAAATGACGGTTAAAGGGAATTTCATAACCGACAATACCCGGTTGTCCGTCCTGCTCATCGGTCTTGCCGGTATCAATCCAGGCATCCGGAACATGGGGCAACACTTCACGGGCAAAGTAGTCTTCAATGCTTTCGCTCAGAGGAACGTTTTCATTATCCCGCAGGTCCGGATTGGCTTCCGGCTGACCTTTCAGTTTGCCGGATTCATGGAAACAGGCTACTGCCTGTTCATCCTGTTCGGCAAAGTGTTTGCAGATTTGTTTCTTTTCTGCCGCTGTCATTTTTTCCGTAAAGCGGGCAAAAAACTCTTTGCGGCTCATGATCTTTGGCAAACCAATCAGGCTCTGTAAAACCTCAAACCCGGCTGGCGGTGCTAAGTCTATCTGAATGGTCGGGTCTTTCTTCTGGGCTTTTTCCAGATACTCACTGACATAGTTTTGCAGTCGTTCTTCAGTGACTTCAAAAGCCAGCTTTAATGGACGTTCAACGGTTATACGACGATAGCCGAACTCTTTAGTGTCAAATACCTTACAAATGTTGGACTCTTCAAAGTGACCATGAAGCTCAACCACCTGCTCGATCTGTTGTTCAGTCATCATCCGGCGCTTGCTGCCCAGAGATTTACGCATTGGCGCAAACAGGCTGGTCGCATTAATCAGCTGAACTTTGCCTTTGCGTTCTTTGGCTTTATGGTTGCACAGCACCCAGACATAGGTGGCAATGCCGGTGTTATAGAACATATCGGTTGGCAGGGCGACAATGGTTTCCAGCAGGTCGCTTTCAAGAATATAACGGCGAATCTCGCTTTCACCGCTGCCCGCACCACCAGTAAACAGTGGCGAGCCATTCAGAATAATACCAATGCGGGAACCGCCTTTTTTAACGTCCCTGAATTTACTGATCAGGTGAAGCAGAAACAACAGAGAACCATCTGATACACGCGGCAGACCGGGACCAAAACGACCGTCGTACCCTTTAAATTTATGCTCATCGTTTACCTGCTTCTGAACCTTTTTCCAGTCCACACCAAAGGGCGGGTTAGACAGCATGTAATCAAACTTTTCAGTTCGCAGCTGGTCGTCTGATAAGGTGTTGCCCAGTTTGATATTGTCGATCTTCTGACCTTTGATCAACATATCCGCCTTACAGATAGCATAAGATTCAGGGTTCAGTTCCTGACCAAACGCTGCCATGTGCGCCTGACTGTTCAACTCGTGAACGTACTCCATGCCGGAAGACAAAAAGCCACCGGTGCCTGAAGTCGGATCATAGATGGAACGGACAATACCGGGTTGTGTTAAAGCTTCATTGTCTTCACAAAACACTAAAGAAGTCGTTAGTCGTACAATGTCTCTGGGGGTAAAATGTTCACCAGCCGTTTCGTTGGAACTTTCCGCAAAACGACGGATCAGTTCTTCAAACACCAGACCCATTTCATAGTTCGAAATCGCTGCCGGGCTCAGGTCGATATTGGCGAACTTGTCACACACCTTGTAAAGCAGGTCGGCATCCTGAAGTTTGTCCAGAAAGTCTTCGAAAGCAAAGTGTTCAAAAATCTCACGAGCATCTTTGCTAAATGCCTGAACGTAGGCATCAATGTTATCCAGCACCTGAGTTTCACCCAGTTTGCCCAGATCCATCTTCGAAGTGTTGTAAAACGGCAAATCTGCGGTATGAAGCAACACTTTTTCCTGTGCTTCCAGTGGCAAGCCTTTTACCTGCTCGTACTTGTTCAGCACCGCCTGCTTGCTGGGAGCCAACACACATTCCAGTCGGCGCAACAGGGTAAATGGCAGAATTACACGCCCATACTGCGACTGTTTGAAATCACCACGAAGCAAATCAGCCACGGCCCAGATAAACGCTGCCGTGCTGCTGAAGTTGTTGGTCATATTGGGTTCCCGGTAATGCCTGGAGAAAATAATGGTGGGTATTGTGTGGTATGGGGTGGTAATGCTCAAGGTGAAGCAGGTATTTGAAATACACAGCTCCTCACCTCACTACCTTAGAGAGAGTTGCTATTTGAAGTTTCTGGAAAGAAAAACTGCTTCTGAAGGCGGCCCAGTGGCGGCCCGGAGATAAGAAGTATTTTGGAAAAAGTGCGAAACCCGCATGAAATATGGCGCACCTGAGTGGATTCGAACCACCGACCAATGCCTTCGGAGGGCACTACTCTATCCAGCTGAGCTACAGGTGCGTATAAGCTGCGATGGGCTGAGAATTCAACGGGCAGCGGCTGCAATACTACTGACCAGACCGCTCTTTGTCCATGACTTTTTGAGTTTCAACTCAGTGGTACTAACGTATTTGGCAAGGTAATTTTGTACCTCTTTTACCTCGTACGCATACGCCACCCTCATCCACGTACAAACCACTGTTTTGAGGAGCGCATCTGTTCTATAATCCGCAATGCTTAAGAACAATTCAGCTCACAGGTTCACATTCAGACAGATCCGTTTTCCTGACAGGAAGACAAGGTCTCAGACAATAAAAATCATCGTGTTCCTGATGTTGTCATAATGAGGATAAGCGAGTGGCTTGGGTTACACACATGCGATTGTTGACGATTTTATTGGGGGGGCTTTTCCCGATGATGGCACTGGCTAAACCGGTGCCGCTGGACGATGTTTCCCGTCAGGAAATTGCTGAACGAATAGCT from Endozoicomonas sp. NE40 includes:
- a CDS encoding UPF0236 family transposase-like protein; amino-acid sequence: MTTYGKVRLCERCLTVAGHRIRPFSENAHIHCRDYSLPLQRRLVDFASDSSFATASQKMEEHYGVIVPESSVRAITLGHARCMSEQSKASLKNCQECVGEGKQLIGEMDGSMIPVVLFDEEAEGDKRKARKVDWQEAKLCLVYEQGSCDKRHRVVMGEPGEAGDQWLSCAIEQGLNRQSSIHCVSDGAKWIASQADRVFASQGSFLVDYYHLCEYIADAAKECIGKDEKARKKWTDEQKTRMKAGESERVLAELEPYRNGKVGKEANKSEECHRYIRNRPGQFDYQAAEAANLPIGSGEIESSNRSVVQTRLKLPGAWWKPEHAHDMLNLRTLRANGDWNKYWKATG
- a CDS encoding PTS sugar transporter subunit IIC, translating into MKLYDQLIQFVEQKLGPFAGKVGCQRHVTALRDGFLVSMPFVIIGSFILILSNPPFAEDTTNVMGRTWLDFVAKHRSVIIMPWSMSMGIMSLFVSMGVAYSLARSYKMDAIGAAALSLMTFLLIAAPDKDGTLPMLYMGGTGIFTALISAYFSVELTRFLSRHNITLRMPEQVPPAIEASFSLLIPVLFIFVTAYPLSLLIQGSFGMPVPRAVMALFEPLVLASNSLPAIIGAVMLSQLLWFTGIHGSNIVVGILSPVFLTNIAVNASAYAAGQPIPNLFTQPFLDFYIAIGGSGATLSLAILMSFSRTAHLRSVGRMSLLPGIFQINEPVIFGTPIVMNATFFLPFVFIPIINATVAYIATSTGLVAKAIAVTPWTTPAVIGSAWGAGWMISSSILTVFLIILDLVLYYPFFRVFEKQGL
- a CDS encoding type I restriction endonuclease: MDKARELVFQNYIIGQLTDSGWLVGESAQYDRELALYPEDLLGYVKETQPEQWERFTKHYPNNPDKAFLKSIGRELGKKGTLWLLRNELKDRGAKLKVCTFRPDHHLNPDTLERYGKNRLRVVPELIYSPNGYDGRIDLTLFVNGLPVATCELKSAFKQSLDNARLQYMKDRQPKDPKTKKAEPLLTFKRGALVHFAVSQFEVAMTTKLAGMDTFFLPFNRGTREGGAGNDVIVNPGAEGYATGAIKSVPRSAISQNLAIMLRVHFSPDAFHVYFQNPCGKTCCPSRA
- a CDS encoding ATP-binding protein, which encodes MERLLIQRLLDWKQAATRKPLLLDGARQVGKTWLVETSFGQHFGKVIKLDFLANPGLRELFTESLNPADVLENIELELGVDVDPEKDLLFFDEIGECSEALNSLKFFAEQRPDLYLCASGSNIGLLDSFPVGKVETAELFPMCFEEFVMASGNSKILQAFRKGSQTKIVHNKLWDLLLDYYFVGGMPEAVATWFSSQDIGVNERCQQVSQVHGDLLSGYMRDFGKYSGKTNASHIEMVFRNVPLQLANNIDASVKRYRFNGVIERKRTYMDLSGPIEWLEKTKLISRCYPIACEPKTPLSAYRKENFFKLFLFDIGLLGHLLDISYKEHRQQSFEYKGYLAENFVQNELRANGIYPTYSWEYQKAEIEFLFKTGEGEIVPVEVKSGRRTQAKSLRSYIERYSPERTIKLIGSVGGNEQEAQNMTWPLYYASRLKTL
- a CDS encoding type I restriction endonuclease subunit R, producing the protein MWEEILQPDNFLLILGRYLHLEVKDKELADGRIVKKETMIFPRYHQWSAVSTLLNGVRKEGTGARYLIQHSAGSGKSNSIAWLCHQLASLHYPEGEQAGNKVFDSVIVITDRTVLDSQLQDTIYQFEHNRGMIARINREEAQGSKSSQLAQELLNATSIIIVTIQTFPHVLKAIQENEGLAKRSFAIIADEAHSSQTGSTARQMREVLMAEHLSDSDEITGEDILDATLASRRGSDKISYFAFTATPKAKTLELFGRKPNAKEDSKPEPYHVYTMRQAIEEGYILDVLKNYTSYSVAYKLAHTDENQDSEVDSKRAKSELVKWARLHPHNIAQKVEVIIEHFRTRVKHLLNGEAKAMVVTSSRKEAVRYKLAFDKYVQEKGYGRLQAMVAFSGEVDDKESGPEPFTERNLNPNLNGRDMRKAFDTDEYQVMLVANKFQTGFDQPKLVAMYVDKKLTGVDCIQTLSRLNRTCPGKDTTFVLDFVNDPQDVLEEFKTYYQVAELAGESEPNLVYDLQHKLGEQGIYQWHEVTQFADAYFDPKRGQDALSNYIKPPADRFAKRYREALDVLKDAQERLREAISEGEEGYRQKCERGVQAAKEAKDSLDTFKKDLGSYIRFYEFISQIVPFDDHELEQLNVFGKHLLPLLKQERLDEDIDLELVEMTHYKLKEKRTQHLKLQGDGGNLLNPVTSIGSHAPKDKKSELLSDILEQMNDLFAGEDLSDGDRVIWLNKVVAKVSENDRAVDQVAHNSQEQAMLGDFPDAVQSAVIESMDVQNRMDMDFLSNPDVSRQVVSLVYQMMKAMGQGQIGKL